From the genome of Treponema denticola:
GAGGAAATTTATAGGGGCTTATTTTCAGGCGCTAAAAATAAGGGGACTTTTGTATGACAGAGAAGATTGAGGAATTAAAACAGGTTCTTTCAGAAGCGGAAACAATTGTCATCGGTGCCGGAAGCGGGCTTTCCACTTCGGCAGGATTTACTTATTCCGGAGAACGGTTTGAAAAATATTTTTCTGATTTTGAGGTAAAATACGGTTTTCATGATATGTATTCCGGAGGGTTCACTCCTTTTGAATCCCTCGAAGAGCTTTGGGCTTATTGGAGCCGTAATATTATGATAAACCGTTATATGGATCCGCCGAGACCGGTCTATAAAGATTTGTTTTCGCTTGTGAAGGACAAGGATTATTTTGTGATCACAACAAATGTAGACCATTGCTTTCAAAAAGCCGGCTTTGACAAGAACCGGCTATTTTACACGCAGGGCGACTACGGATTGTTTCAATGCAGCGAGCCGTGTCATGAGGAAACTTATGACAATGAAAAACAAATCCGAGCAATGTGGGAATTTCGTGATGAAATGAAAGTTCCGACAGAACTTGTTCCCCGTTGTCCTGTTTGCGGAAAGCCGATGAGCATGAACTTACGGGCA
Proteins encoded in this window:
- a CDS encoding SIR2 family NAD-dependent protein deacylase; this encodes MTEKIEELKQVLSEAETIVIGAGSGLSTSAGFTYSGERFEKYFSDFEVKYGFHDMYSGGFTPFESLEELWAYWSRNIMINRYMDPPRPVYKDLFSLVKDKDYFVITTNVDHCFQKAGFDKNRLFYTQGDYGLFQCSEPCHEETYDNEKQIRAMWEFRDEMKVPTELVPRCPVCGKPMSMNLRADHTFVTDKGWHKASKQYEKFLQTRNIIKNGEQEGDGKVLFLELGVGGNTPRIIKYPFWQMTEKNPNAGYACINFGEAAVPLKIEKQSICINDDIGEVLKKMV